The Apium graveolens cultivar Ventura chromosome 10, ASM990537v1, whole genome shotgun sequence nucleotide sequence GTCAAAACCGGGATCCCCAGCAAACTCACCCAACTCTGGATAACTATTGTTATATAGATCATTACCAGctagataattatcaaaatcgcCAAAACCATTATCCATCTTAAGTAAATTTTCTGAAGTTAAAGACTCGGTGTTCTCAGTATTAGCACCAACACCGTTATACATCTCAACCATACTTTTCGATGTCAAATTTCCCGTTCCCTCCAAATCATTCTCCAAAACCCCAACACTCTCTCCCTCAAGATTATCACCAACAGCAGTATTCATCTCATCAACACTTTTTGAAGTTAAATACTCAGCTCCCTCCAGATTCTCATTCTTGATTTGACATTCACCACTATGATTAGGACCATGAGAAACACTTTTAGAAGGTGGAGGCTTCTTAGAAGAATCATATGTGATCTTACAAAGAACAAGATCGCCTTTCAGGCCCTTATTAATCCCCGATAAGGAGAACTCGTGCATCTTAAAGTATCCGGCCTTATCAAGTTCAAATTCAGCCCCGACATCATTAATCTCAAAAACCAGCAATCTCTTCTCTCCGATCACATTACCCTTACAATCCCTGATTTTACAATTTGTTTTTCCACCCCAGGTACCACAGCCAGCCTTCTTACTAGTATTGTCTCTACTTCTACTTGTGGTCGCCTTACTGCTCTCAGAAGTACGCAACTTAGACAATGTTGTGAAGACGTAAATAAACCTCTCAGTAAGGTTATTTTGGGAGTCCATCCAAGAATTAACATCGAACATCTGCCAGGGAGTAGAATTAGGAGTGTAGAGTTCAACGGTATCGATGAAATTGCATTGCAGCTTCTGTCCAAGAACCTTGGGTTTTAAGTAATAACTAATTAGTTCTTCATCCTTTGGGTAGAATCTGTATCCAGGAGGCAATTTGATATCTTCACCCATCATCAATGTGTGTCTCTatgacagagagagagagagagagatagagagagagatagagagagagggagggagagagagagagagagtgatagagagagagagggagagggagggagggaaagagagagagagagagagagagagagagagagagagagagcgcaCCAATGTGTGTCTGTACACGCGAGAGAGAGTTAGAGATCTTTGCTGTAGCACCGGTTGTTATCACCCCGCCATGGCGCCATTTATATAAGAACAGTTAGGTGTATGTAATTCAATTAAATAAAAACAATATTTGATTTTGGTTAGGATTTCTTAATACTTCTTTCATGTTTTGATTATAATATGTAATTTCTAGTATGTTTTTGTTATTTTTAACCTTTTGATATCGGCAGTTAAGTtatttttttttttgagaaaggTAGTTTTATAAATCAGCAAGAATCCATAGCAATTACATCCGAAATAAAATGAGGAGGTTTTATCACCCATTCCTGCACCAAATCTGACATAGAACGATTGGCTTTTGCTAACAAGTGAGCCATATCATTCGCAGATCTACTAACATGAGCCATTAGCACATCGTCAAAATGCTTAAACAAACTAATACAATCCTTAACAATCATGTGAAACGGATCTCGTCCATGACTACCATGAATTGCATCAACCACCAACTTCGCGTCTGTCTCAAAAATGCACCGTTTAAATCCCTTCTCTACTGCCCAGCAAATCGCCTCCTTTAGCCCCAATGCCTCAGCATCCCTCGGAGTTAACAACCCTCGATGACTACAAGCTCTAGCCATTAGGAACTCCCCTGTATCCCCTCGAGCAACACAGCCTAAACCTACACATCTCATATCCTCAAAAACAGCCGCATATGTGTTAACTTTCACCCAACCTACTGCAGGACAACACCACTTCCGACCACTACCTGGTACCTGTGTTCATTCCTGTGAGTTCTGCACTTCATTCTTTTTTGCATTCTTCCAATCCTGCAGCATTGTCATCGCCCCAGCCTTAACTCCCTGCACCGAGACTTTCACCTTGCTCCATACCCAATCATTTCTTCTCTTCCATATACTCCAACAAGCCAAACCAAACAGAGCACATTTTTCTAAAGAAAGAGACTCGAACACCCTTAACACCACATCAAAAACCTTATCATTACAATTCAACTGAATACTGTTTTGAAGTCCAAAAACCAACCACACTGACCGTGCAAAACTATAATCAAACAGAACATGAATATCTGTTTCTTCCATTTGTAAACACCACGGACATACCTTATCTGCAGACACTCTCTTAGTTGCTAAAGCCATCATCGTTGGGAGACATGCACGACACGCCCTCCAAACCAGATTTACCACTTTCCCAGGCAACTGCAGGTTCCATAATCTGGACCAAAACTTCGCATGAGGTTTCTGAATTTCACCTTGAAGCTGTCTGTACCCACTTTTCACTGAAAAATTCCTATTTGAATCAAACAACCAAAACCAATTGTCTTCTCTATTCTGCACAGGAATAGGAATTTGCAGAATTAATTCCCTATCCCGTTCATTACACAAATCTTGTAAAATGTCTTCATCCCATTTCAACCCAGATTCATCCATCAAACCAGCTACCGTTGTTTCTTCTAATTCTATTGGCATCTCCGTAATCAAACAACCATCCCTGGAATCTGGTAACCAAGGTACTCTCCAGACACGAGTACTCATTCCATCACCTATACGTTTACGACACCCCTGTCTTACACAGCCATAATACTTCGCCACATGAAGCTTGGATTTGGTCCTACCGTAGCATTCAAGAAATCTCCCTTTGGATAGTACCGAGCCTGCATTAACCTAGAGACTAGAGAATTATCATTATTAACCAGCCTCCATCCTTGTTTAGCTAGCATGGCCATGTTAAAATTATGCAAATCTTTCATTCCCAGACCCCCTCCTTCTTTCACAACACACAAACGCTTCCAACTAATCCATTTAATCCCTTTACTCGTTGATGACCCATTACACCACCAAAACGAGTTCATAATTTTCTCAATATCATCACATATCTCTTCTGGAATCAACAGCAAATTCATCCAAAAATTCGGGATGGATTGAGCCGCAGTTTTAAGCAAAATCAACTTCCCTGCCTTTGAAATACTTTTGTTCCCCCACCCTTGAAGCTTCTGTTTAACCCTATCCTTCAAAAATTGAAAGGTCTCAACCTTTTTACGACCCACTCTCATTGGCATTCCTAAATACTTTCCTGGATCATAGACTTCTCTAACACCCAAACTCTGACAAATTTCTTGACGAACCGATGCAGCCGTATTTGGACTAAAATTAACACTTGACTTGTGAAAATTTATTGCTTGACCCGACATCCTTTCATACCTATTTAGAATGTCCTTCACTATTTTTGCTTCCATATTTGTTGCTCGAAAAAATAAATAACAATCATCGGCAAAAAGTAAGTGGGAAATAGCATGTGCTCCCCTAGCAATGACACAACCATGAATTAACCCAACTGCCTCATTTCTTCTAATGATTGAACTTAACCCCTCCACACAAAGAATATACAAATAAGGAGATATAGGATCTCCTTGACATAACCCTCGTTCCGGTATCACCTCCCCAAAAATACTCCCATTGTGTGTAAATGTATACGAAACTGATTTAACGCATAACATCATTCTATCCACCCAACTCTCACTAAAGCCAAATCTTTTCAACATCTGCTCCAAGAATCTCCACTCGAGCCTATCATAAGCCTTCGAAACATCCAGCTTCAAACCAACAACCCCTGTTTTCCCTTGCGTTTTCCTCTTAATGTAATGATTCACCTCGAACGCAATAAGAGCATTATCTGTCAGTAAACGGCCCTCCACAAAAGCACTTTGCTTGTCTGAGATCAGTTGATTCAAACAAGATTTTAATCTGTTTGCCAGCACCTTAGACAAAATTCGAAACAATACATTACATAAGGAAATTGGACGCATATCTGTCATTTGCTCAGGCTGCTTGACCTTTGGTATAAGACAAACCAATGTATGATTTATTCCATCCGGTAGGACCCCTTCAGAAATGAACTTATTACAGAAATTAACCACATCATTACACACTACAGGCCAAAAAGTCTTATAAAACATTGGATTTAAACCATCCGGACCAGGGGACTTGTCCAAATGCATAGAAAAAACAGCCTTTCTTACCTCCTCATCTGTAGCTAGAATCATAAGGGACTCATTCTGTTCATCCGTAACTTTGTTTACAAGTTCCCTATCCGTAAGACCTTCCATAGCTCCCGATGTTCTAAACAACTCACCAAAGTAATCACTGATGACATGCTGCACCTCCATGACATCCTCTTTCCACACTCCGTGTTTATCCTTCAAACGTGTTACTGTATTATTTCTCCGACGACTTGATGCATACTTATGGAAGAACCGAGAATTAGAATCACCTTCACGAAGCCAAAACTGTTTCGCCCTCTGTTGCCAATATACCTCCTGCCTCTTCAACAACTCATGATACTCCTGCATAGCAATATCATATTTACGAACCCCATACCTATCTTTGCACGCTCTAAATCTCCTCATTTTATTTCTTGCGTTCTGAAGATTTTGCTTAAACTCTTTCACAATTCCCCCGCCCCACTCTTCTAATTTATTACTACAATTATGAATTTTCCACAGGATACTAGCATCTCTTTCTTCATTCCAACTACTTTCAACAATTTCTTTACAATCCTTTTCATGGAGCCACAGATTTTCAAACTTGAATCTTCTACTCTTTGGAACATAAATTTTCTTATTCAAATGTAGAAACAATGGAAGATGATCTGATGTGGATACTTCAACTACTTTAATCTCCGCATCCGGAAATAGATTCCTCCACGCAGTGTTTGCCAAGCCCCTATCAAGCCTTTCTTGAATCCACTGATCGGTACCCCTTCCTCTTTCCCAAGTAAACCGATGACCTGAGAAACCTAAATCATGTAAACCACtctcttcaattacattacaaaACCCGTCTAACAGTCTTCGTGGATGATTTCGACCTCCTTCTTTTTCTGTTGCATACATTAGATCATTGAAATCACCCATCACACACCAAGGAAGATTAGAAGTCCGAGCTAAATTCCTCAACAAATTCCATGAATCATACCTCCTTCGTCTCTCCGGATACCCGTAGAACCCTGTAAATCTCCATCGACCCACCTGTTCCACAACAATCTCAACATCAATAAAATTCTCACTAGCATCTTTCACTACAATCGAGTCTTCCCCTTTCCATAAAAGAGCAACTCCACCTCCATGATGACTTGTATCCACAACCCAGCAATTTGTGAATCCCATCTGCTTGCACACAATATCTACTTTATTCTTATCTACAAAAATTTCTGAAAGAAAAACTAAGCTTGGCCTGAATTGATTTACCAATTCTTTTAAAAACCGTACTGCTCGTGGGTTGGCCAGCCCACGACAGTTCCAAGCTAAGGCACTCATTTGGCTAGGCGGGCCTGATCCACAGAGCCCGCCCCAAGAAAGTTTTTTGAATTGTCTTCCAATTTTGTTGGGTCATATATTGCCACAGTATTCTCAACAGGCCCATCCATTATCATATGACTAGGCCCATTATTACCATCCGTATTTCCTTTCATACGTTTTCTTTTTAATTACACCACAACATCATTTATTCCCGCGTCGTTATCTGTATTTTGAATTTCAAACTCCTCCCTATCCCCCTGATTCCGCGAGATAACCGTAATCCCTGATTGAACTCCACTTTTCTCTCGAACAATTCCATCAACCTCCACAAAATCCGGCCCCAAATCATCCCGTCGAGCAGCTGAACGGAAAACTGAACTACCCCCATATTCCAAAGAACTTGAGCCTTCCGACCCTGAATTCCGGAGCCATTTTGCCCCTGTATTCACCTGTATATTTCTCGTTGGAGCTCGCAGCCATGGACCATACGCTCTCTCCACTTCCTTCTCCGGATTCGCATATACCACAACACAATCTCTATCAGCATGACCCAACATACCACACACAAAACAATAAGTACTAAGACGTTCATACTTAAAGTTTATCCAACCCCAGTTTCCCCCCTCCCTCTTAATTTTCATACGCCGTTTCAATGGCTTGCATACCTGCAAGGTAACCCTAATACGAAGAAAAGATTTCCAACTAGTTTTGAAATTGTTTGGATCTGACTTCACAAATTTCCCAATGTAATTACCCACACTTTTCAGCACATTCTCCGAAGCAAATCCTTTTGGTAAATCATATATTTGAATCCATATATCACTCTCTTCCAAAGCTACCGATAATGGATCATCCCCTTCTGAATATTGTTGAAGTACCAGCAGATTATGCTCAAACGACCAAGGTCCGCCCTCCAAAACTTTCCTTACATCCAAGATATgatagaatatgaatgcatacCTTTGCTCTCCAAGGTCATGCACCTCTAACCCCTGCTTTGGTCGCCATAGGGACGCAAGTACATTCTGCATAGCGTTAAAGTTTATATTTTTCTCTGTCAAAAACCTTCCAACCAGCATGAACTCATCCGTCGATTTTCTTACAATTTCTTCATCCGCTCCCAGTACTATACCACCCTCATCCTCATCCTCAATCGAAAGTTTTGAATACAGATCTTCTAGTTTTTGATTATGATTAGCCATGAAATAAGATTCAATGATTAAACAGCAAAAAAATTATGAACTTGTCACAAAAATGAACAAGACAAAAAACTTGCATATTAGCAAGACTTACTTGGCTCCAAAActgttaatttatttaaatatgcAAAAACTTATTAGAAAGAAAGTTATAATTAACTCgtgaattctaaaaattagtcAAATAAATTTGTCAAGTGTAAATTTTTGACTAATTTTAATCGCGAATAAATTATTAATTGTACCGCGTATTTTGTCATAATAAATGTTAAGTATTCCCGTAATAAGTCGCTCCAAAAAAATGAATAAATgagaaaaatatattattatatacaaattttatgaaatttataaagGAATATTACCCAAAATACCTAGATTTTTAAtcttattttctaaaatattaccattttccaagttatttaaaaaaaacaaattttAAGTTTCAATTTCAAAAATACGGTTTGCAACCGGTGTTATGCAACATAGTTTCAAGTTTTGAAAATGTTAATTTTGAGGTTGCATTAGTTGCATTTCAAATTTGTAACAAATCAACCTTAAAaccaattttaaaaaaaattgcatgACTGGTTGCAGACGTTGCAAAtagtatttttaaaaataaaatttaaacatttatagttttgaaaataagtttaaaaaagacaatatttttaaaatattttttaaaaaatattgtatTTTAAAAAACCATCTTTAAAAGCATATAAACTTAAAATTACCTGACATGTTTATAATGAATCTATTTTATTACAAATAAAGATTCCAAATCATATAATTAATATACAAATTACAGAGGGCCAAAATATGGCTAGTATGGTTATTTTTTATCCCTGTTTGTTTGCAATGAACTCAGATGGACAGGCCCAACCAAAGAAGTTTATCGTGTACAAATGGACTAAAAAGCAAATAAATGGGCCAGTCCAAGAAGAATGACGGGGAATTTAGTAAAATGAAGAGGGAAAAACAGGAAGCAGGATAAAAAAACCTTAAAGAGGATCGAGGAAGGGAATTAGCGTTTTTTTATGCAAATTATAGTCTTTGCTTTATTGCGGACGAGATACTGGTATCTCGAAGATTCAGAATAACAAACCCAGGCTTGTAATTCGAAGTAATCTAGTAAAATATTGTGATAAACTCTTAAGTTCACTAAATTGCAACATAATACAACTTAATTCTACTcaattggtattagagctctAGATATATGGGACCTCCAACGAGCCTTACAATAGATACCCTAATGTTACAATTCACTGATCTATTGTAACAAAGAGGAAAACGTTACAATAGGCAACTACTGTAACACTAACAGACCCAAATGTAACGCAATATGAATGATACAATAGCTTGATCAAGATTGCATAAGTGGGGCCCATGTGGGACCCATATGTGTATGTGGGGGCCACGTGGACCCCCTATGGGTCCCACATTGCCTATTATAACAGTAAATTTTATCCATTGTAACACCAATTTTTTTAGTTAGGCAACACTGGAATAAGTGTATTATAACAGTCTTTTTATCTATTGTAACACTAGTAACATAGGTAATGTAACATTATATGTAAACAAATGTTACACAAGAGCAAGCAAATGTAACAGTTATTCTAAACATTTTTGAAATATAAGATTTGATTTGAGAATAATCCATAATCAACAAAAACATCAAATCTGCATACATAAGAGTCTCGGCTCTGCAAACCAAAAACTACATAAGAGTAAATTCTCCAAACCATCCCCAACGCCAACGACGACCAAATTACTACAAATAATCTCATCCCAATGCCAACACCGCCAACAACGATGACAAAACTAGTACATAATTAATTCTGAACACCAAGGCAGGAGAGTCTCATCTCTCCAACACCAACAAGTACGACATAACTACTACATAGTCAAGTTTCTAAATACCAAGACATGAGAGTACAAAAGTAACCAAGTACACGATAAACATGAAACTTGATAACATATTTAACAATTGAGCTTATTTAAGAACTGTCGCCTGCTTGAGTGGCAAGAGTGATTGGAGTGCCATTGTCGTCTTGATCGCTTGAGATGGTAGCACAAAAGTCTCCAATATCACACTTCATACCAGAATTCGCCTCTGCTAGTTTTTTTAGCATCCAAACCATGTTCTCCTAGACTTTTCTGTTTACCTTGGTTTCAATTTTACTCTCCAGATTTCGAGATATCTTTGCGGTCAACTCATCAATGGCAGGTTCAGGAAGAGATGGATTGTTTTCTGAGGCAAGTACTGTACCTTGCCTTCCCACCAACCAATCTCGTCCATGTTTTCCACTGAGAAGCATCGCATCGGCATCATTTCCTTATTTCAGCATCTCGTCAATGGAATCCTATAAGACAAATTTGCATAAATTTGTTAAAGGATAAACTAAGTTTTTTTGATTTACAACTAAATATAACTACAATTCTTTAGTGGACTATAAGATAAATTTACCTAAATTTGTTATAGGTAAAACAAACTCAGGTTCATTATTTACAACTAAATATACTTACAATTCTTTTCTGAATTATATCCCTGTTTGTCTTATATTTGCGCCCTTTTTTGTGCTTACGACTTTCGAAATAGACTTTAACTTGTAATGGGGAGGCCTGATTTGGGTCTTTATTTTTCTGGCATGTACAAAAAATAATATGACAATTAGGGAATTCATTATTATAaatgtaaaataaaaaataaaaaacaataaTGATATATGGGCCAAGAAAATATCAATCTGATTAATAATAAGTAGAGCAACTAATTTAATAATTATCTGAATATTTTTTAGTCTGATTAATAATCTGACTAATATTGAGACTATATTGGTTTTGCAATTATACCTAAATATAATAATTTCACTTATACAATTAAAATAATGTCATACCAGTTTCTCCTTAACTTCAACAAGAGTTTTACGACTAAGTGTTTGAGGGTCAGTATAAGAATTACGACGGGCTGCATTTTCCTCTGCAAGTACCTgttacaaataaaaaaaaacaaatctCTAATCTCAACTCAAATTGATATTGGATGCCAAATAAATGAAGCTAAATGTGTTGACCTGAACTTCTTCGTCTGCCTAATACTTCAACAAAACCTTAAAATCTGGAATTTCATGCGGCCTGTTTTGAATCCTTTTCTCGTCACTGTGATATTTTGTATAATGTGCCTTTTTGACACGTGACTTGTGCACTCTCCGAAGAGTATTAATTGTCTTGTTTA carries:
- the LOC141692032 gene encoding uncharacterized protein LOC141692032 — protein: MSTRVWRVPWLPDSRDGCLITEMPIELEETTVAGLMDESGLKWDEDILQDLCNERDRELILQIPIPVQNREDNWFWLFDSNRNFSVKSGYRQLQGEIQKPHAKFWSRLWNLQLPGKVVNLVWRACRACLPTMMALATKRVSADKVCPWCLQMEETDIHVLFDYSFARSVWLVFGLQNSIQLNCNDKVFDVVLRVFESLSLEKCALFGLACWSIWKRRNDWVWSKVKVSVQGVKAGAMTMLQDWKNAKKNEVQNSQE